In Paenibacillus sp. 1781tsa1, one DNA window encodes the following:
- a CDS encoding amidase, translating into MSSFSYTSHDAVGLAELIRSREVSPVELLEAAFARLEEVNPQLNAVIRTYENRAREEASLVRPGEQPFAGVPLLLKDISQSLEGEFLTSGSRLFSEHRALRNSNFVTRLRDAGFLIIGHTNTPEFGLKNITEPRLHGPSRNPWNINHSPGGSSGGAAAAVASGIVPLAGASDGGGSIRIPASFSGLFGLKPTRGRTPVGPGVGRQWQGASIDFALSRSVRDSAALLDTLQVIQPEAAFHAPLFPGSYLADMSYPHQRKLKIAYTTDSPVGTPVSAEAKESVFKLVRWLEEQGHYVEEKLSPVNGVRLMENYYMMNSGEMAAMISTMERSMGRALTSDDMEIESWVLAEAGKKVSAAEFVHSLAEWDVAAAQMSTLFERYDFYVTPVNAFPAPKIGELTPHDEQIRNLMRISELDKTQQQQLIYEMFEPSLTYTPFTQLANLTGQPAISIPLHITPGGLPMGVQVMATKGREDWLLHLAAQLEQSDLWIGMKGNPLFPA; encoded by the coding sequence ATGTCTTCATTCTCATATACCTCACACGACGCCGTAGGTTTGGCTGAACTGATTCGATCCCGGGAAGTATCCCCGGTTGAATTGCTGGAAGCGGCGTTTGCACGCCTTGAAGAAGTGAATCCGCAACTTAATGCAGTTATTCGTACATATGAAAATCGCGCACGGGAGGAAGCCAGTTTAGTTCGCCCTGGAGAACAACCTTTTGCCGGTGTGCCCCTGCTCCTGAAAGATATCTCTCAATCCTTGGAAGGTGAATTTCTCACTTCAGGCTCCCGTCTGTTCAGCGAGCATCGGGCATTACGTAATTCCAACTTTGTCACTAGACTCCGTGATGCGGGTTTTCTCATCATAGGACATACGAATACGCCCGAGTTTGGCTTGAAAAATATTACGGAGCCCCGCCTCCATGGTCCAAGTCGCAATCCCTGGAATATCAATCACTCTCCAGGTGGATCAAGCGGTGGTGCCGCTGCCGCTGTAGCTTCGGGTATTGTTCCTCTGGCCGGAGCCAGTGACGGAGGCGGTTCGATTCGTATCCCGGCTTCCTTTAGCGGACTGTTTGGATTGAAGCCAACTCGTGGGCGCACACCTGTAGGACCGGGAGTTGGTCGTCAATGGCAAGGCGCATCGATTGATTTCGCCCTCTCTCGCTCGGTTCGGGACAGTGCTGCATTGCTTGATACCTTACAAGTCATACAGCCTGAAGCTGCGTTTCATGCGCCACTCTTTCCGGGCAGTTACTTGGCAGATATGAGCTATCCACATCAACGCAAACTGAAAATTGCATACACAACGGATTCGCCTGTAGGTACACCCGTCAGTGCAGAAGCCAAAGAGTCTGTATTCAAGCTCGTTCGCTGGTTGGAAGAACAAGGTCATTATGTTGAAGAAAAGCTGAGTCCAGTCAACGGAGTTAGATTGATGGAGAACTATTACATGATGAACAGTGGAGAGATGGCCGCGATGATTTCTACCATGGAACGATCCATGGGCCGCGCTCTGACCTCCGATGATATGGAGATTGAATCCTGGGTTCTGGCTGAAGCTGGCAAAAAGGTGTCCGCCGCGGAATTTGTACATAGCTTAGCTGAATGGGATGTAGCCGCAGCTCAGATGTCCACCTTGTTTGAGCGTTATGACTTCTACGTCACACCTGTTAATGCTTTTCCTGCGCCTAAGATTGGGGAACTAACACCTCATGACGAACAGATCCGTAATCTGATGCGGATTAGTGAGTTGGACAAGACCCAGCAGCAACAACTCATCTATGAAATGTTTGAGCCCAGTCTTACGTATACACCTTTCACCCAGCTTGCGAATCTGACTGGCCAGCCTGCGATAAGTATACCTCTGCATATCACACCTGGAGGTTTGCCAATGGGTGTACAAGTGATGGCAACCAAGGGACGTGAAGATTGGTTATTACATCTGGCTGCACAGCTTGAACAATCAGATCTCTGGATCGGGATGAAAGGTAATCCACTATTCCCAGCATGA
- a CDS encoding DUF1989 domain-containing protein, whose amino-acid sequence MNTNQRHKQSYRIPAKTGYALKVSKGSLLRITDLEGQQVIDFVAYDATDANHRLDPGVTMDVLRTYRIKPGQFVYSNQYQPLLKIVRDTVGVHDFFNSACRPEMYEVLYDKKDHASCYHNLNTALEPFGILPPDQHYPFNLFMKSVVDSEGKIDVVAPDSRAGDYIEMEALMDLTIGLSACPCEESSCNGYNCTPIQLDVEL is encoded by the coding sequence ATGAATACGAATCAGCGCCATAAACAGTCTTATCGTATCCCTGCCAAAACGGGATATGCTCTGAAAGTAAGCAAAGGTTCCTTATTACGCATAACGGATCTGGAGGGACAGCAAGTTATTGATTTTGTGGCATACGATGCTACAGATGCTAACCATCGCTTGGACCCCGGTGTGACCATGGACGTATTACGTACTTACCGAATTAAACCGGGACAATTTGTGTATTCCAATCAATATCAACCATTACTCAAGATTGTCCGTGACACCGTTGGGGTTCATGATTTCTTCAACTCAGCTTGTCGTCCAGAAATGTATGAGGTGTTATACGATAAAAAGGACCACGCCAGTTGTTATCACAATCTGAACACGGCACTGGAACCCTTCGGAATCTTACCGCCGGATCAACACTATCCCTTTAATCTGTTTATGAAGTCGGTTGTAGACAGTGAAGGTAAGATTGATGTTGTAGCTCCCGATTCTCGTGCAGGTGATTATATCGAGATGGAGGCATTAATGGATCTCACGATCGGGCTCTCCGCTTGCCCTTGTGAAGAAAGCTCATGCAACGGCTACAACTGCACCCCAATCCAATTGGATGTGGAACTTTAA
- a CDS encoding LysE family translocator, which produces MSVLFSYIILGISLSAPIGPINAAQLDRGARHGFMHAWILGLGAMFADLVYMLLIYFGVAHFLDTPFMRSFLWSFGSFILIYTGVETLSKLKQGIHGTSTAEATVRKSFISGFLMALSNPLNILFWLGIYGSILATTVKHTDTAHLLLYSSGIFIGILVWDVIMAGMASRFHKHSSENVLRWISIISGICLIGFGLYFGYEAVRSIFF; this is translated from the coding sequence ATGTCTGTACTGTTCAGTTATATTATTCTGGGAATATCATTGTCCGCTCCAATCGGTCCGATTAATGCTGCTCAACTGGACCGTGGAGCTCGACATGGATTCATGCATGCCTGGATTCTAGGACTCGGAGCTATGTTTGCAGACTTGGTGTATATGCTGCTGATTTATTTTGGAGTTGCCCATTTTCTGGACACGCCGTTCATGCGCTCTTTTCTCTGGTCATTTGGCAGTTTTATTCTGATTTACACGGGAGTGGAAACGCTCTCGAAGCTGAAACAGGGGATTCACGGTACATCTACTGCGGAAGCCACTGTTCGAAAATCCTTTATATCCGGCTTTTTGATGGCTCTGTCCAATCCACTGAATATTTTGTTCTGGCTTGGGATCTATGGCTCTATTCTCGCGACAACTGTCAAGCATACGGACACCGCTCATTTGTTGCTCTACAGTTCAGGCATATTCATCGGTATCCTGGTGTGGGATGTCATTATGGCTGGCATGGCCAGTCGATTCCACAAACATAGCAGTGAGAATGTATTGCGCTGGATCTCCATCATTTCAGGAATTTGCCTGATCGGATTTGGTTTGTATTTCGGGTACGAAGCTGTGCGCTCCATTTTTTTCTGA
- a CDS encoding YqcI/YcgG family protein gives MAELYSADEINSLYERLPSWQQDAYSQFADMIADENNTYPCVPGRMGFLSGHLRYGFTCDPRSEHAAEDMADLLRQYGPVSRDTGHYASMVVICETPSDLKDHTTVEQYQTLFWQMLNRVSSHDTEPWPEHISTDPHDSSWEFCFGGEPYFCFCATPAHKLRASRHFPYLMFAFQPRWVFESINDNTPLGRKMKTLIRKRLAAYDAVPAHPSLMWYGQQDNLEWKQYFLPDDEQTPSKCPFMRMKQALGKLTK, from the coding sequence ATGGCGGAGCTGTATAGTGCCGACGAAATAAATAGTTTATATGAGCGTCTTCCATCTTGGCAGCAGGACGCTTATTCGCAATTTGCAGATATGATTGCCGATGAAAATAATACGTATCCATGTGTACCAGGACGAATGGGATTTCTGTCAGGACATTTGAGATATGGCTTTACGTGTGACCCCCGATCAGAACATGCTGCTGAAGATATGGCCGATCTGCTTAGACAATATGGTCCTGTCTCCAGAGACACCGGTCATTATGCTTCCATGGTCGTGATCTGTGAGACGCCAAGTGATCTGAAAGATCACACAACGGTGGAGCAATATCAGACCTTATTCTGGCAAATGCTTAATCGGGTAAGTTCACACGATACCGAGCCTTGGCCGGAACATATTTCAACTGACCCTCATGATTCGTCTTGGGAGTTTTGCTTTGGGGGTGAGCCATATTTTTGTTTCTGTGCGACTCCAGCACATAAACTCCGAGCCAGCCGACATTTTCCTTATCTCATGTTTGCTTTTCAACCGCGGTGGGTATTCGAATCCATTAATGACAACACCCCTCTTGGCCGTAAAATGAAAACCTTAATCCGCAAACGTCTCGCCGCGTATGATGCTGTACCTGCTCACCCTTCACTGATGTGGTATGGTCAGCAGGATAATCTGGAATGGAAACAATATTTTTTGCCTGATGATGAGCAGACACCTTCCAAATGTCCATTCATGCGGATGAAGCAAGCTTTGGGCAAGTTGACGAAATAA
- a CDS encoding amino acid permease, producing MKSQQHRKKDNDKLSWVSLSLFGAGCTLGTGFFLGTSLAIHWAGISVLILLVLAAAGTYFVFGALAQMTADDPKEGAFRTYAGEAFGPWAGFGSGWMYWFSEMLIMGSSLTALGLFSQFWFPKFPLWAFVAIYAAIGLFIAALGAKGLTKTENILAVIKLAATVAFIAIAGAACLGWLPVKVTPEQLKNEWFPHGGKGVWTGFIYAFFAFAGIEVMGLMAANLKEPKDAVKSGRVMLLSVSTLYVIAIALILFLVPSAQLTPDESPLVKAMSTIGLTVVVHILNGILIIAGFSTMVASLYAITSMLVKLAEDGDAPKLFTKTWGKKDMPLQALCCTAAGLLLSTLMALWMPKSLFEYVTTAGSLVLMYTWLLICITYIKKLKPVKWNRIKVWIAMVLIVAAVAGTAMEKASRTGLLASVGLVVFLGIITYIVHKVRGSKSAQSSPSRP from the coding sequence ATGAAAAGTCAGCAACACCGTAAAAAAGACAACGATAAACTAAGTTGGGTCAGCCTGTCTTTATTTGGCGCGGGTTGCACACTGGGAACTGGATTTTTTCTAGGAACCAGTCTCGCAATTCATTGGGCCGGCATATCCGTGCTTATATTGTTGGTGCTGGCGGCGGCAGGTACTTACTTTGTATTTGGTGCGCTGGCACAGATGACCGCAGATGATCCAAAGGAAGGTGCTTTTCGAACGTATGCAGGCGAAGCATTCGGACCTTGGGCTGGTTTTGGTAGTGGATGGATGTACTGGTTCTCTGAAATGCTCATCATGGGCAGCTCATTAACGGCACTTGGGCTGTTCTCTCAATTCTGGTTTCCCAAGTTTCCGCTTTGGGCATTTGTTGCGATCTATGCCGCTATAGGTCTGTTCATTGCTGCACTGGGAGCGAAGGGATTAACCAAAACGGAGAATATTCTTGCTGTAATCAAACTTGCTGCAACGGTTGCATTTATAGCTATAGCAGGAGCAGCTTGTCTGGGTTGGTTACCTGTAAAAGTGACGCCTGAACAATTAAAGAATGAATGGTTCCCTCATGGAGGTAAAGGAGTATGGACCGGTTTCATCTATGCATTCTTTGCTTTTGCCGGGATCGAGGTCATGGGCTTGATGGCAGCCAACCTTAAAGAGCCAAAAGATGCAGTGAAATCAGGTCGAGTAATGTTATTATCGGTGAGTACACTCTATGTGATTGCCATTGCGTTGATCCTGTTTCTTGTGCCTTCAGCTCAGTTGACCCCGGATGAAAGTCCTTTGGTCAAAGCCATGTCAACCATTGGCTTAACCGTAGTCGTGCACATTCTCAACGGAATTCTGATTATTGCCGGATTCTCGACGATGGTGGCTTCGCTATATGCCATTACGTCCATGTTGGTGAAACTCGCAGAAGATGGAGATGCACCTAAGCTGTTTACGAAGACCTGGGGGAAAAAGGACATGCCACTTCAGGCATTGTGTTGCACAGCGGCCGGATTACTCCTGTCTACGTTGATGGCATTATGGATGCCCAAAAGCCTTTTTGAATATGTGACGACAGCCGGTAGTCTGGTGTTGATGTATACATGGCTACTTATCTGCATCACATACATTAAGAAATTGAAGCCTGTGAAGTGGAATCGCATCAAAGTATGGATTGCCATGGTATTAATTGTGGCCGCTGTGGCCGGAACAGCGATGGAAAAAGCCAGCAGAACGGGTCTGCTGGCAAGCGTGGGACTTGTGGTGTTCCTTGGGATCATCACATATATTGTTCACAAAGTACGTGGCTCCAAATCGGCGCAATCTTCACCCTCCAGACCTTAA
- a CDS encoding aldo/keto reductase: MELRNYGNTGMKVSTLGFGGAEIGKNVSKTDVATLLNSALDAGLNVIDTAECYGDSEELIGEVLSHRRDDYYLFTKCGHAAGIEGPDWDAKVLEQTIDRSLKRLKTDYVDVIHLHSCSEEVLRQGAVIEVLQRAKEAGKTRFIGYSGDTTDALYAIQTGVFDSLETSLNIADQEAIDLTLPEARKRNMGVIAKRPIANAAWTYETLSEEAYPFIYWKRLSELNYGFLGEDAQAAVETALRFTLSTEGVDTAIVGTAKPNRWQQNADLVAKGPLPQKLYDEIRARWKEIAGADWTGRT; the protein is encoded by the coding sequence ATGGAACTACGTAATTACGGAAACACGGGCATGAAGGTAAGTACACTTGGATTTGGCGGAGCGGAAATAGGCAAAAATGTATCCAAAACGGATGTAGCGACATTGTTGAATAGTGCCCTCGATGCCGGATTAAACGTGATTGACACGGCTGAATGTTACGGTGACAGCGAGGAATTAATCGGTGAGGTGCTGTCCCATCGGCGTGACGACTACTATTTGTTCACCAAATGTGGACATGCTGCCGGGATCGAAGGTCCGGATTGGGATGCCAAAGTACTGGAGCAAACGATTGACCGTAGTTTGAAACGGTTGAAAACGGACTATGTGGATGTTATCCATTTGCATAGCTGTTCTGAAGAAGTTCTTCGACAAGGAGCAGTAATTGAAGTACTGCAACGTGCCAAGGAAGCAGGAAAGACCAGATTTATCGGATATAGTGGGGATACAACAGATGCGCTGTATGCGATTCAGACCGGAGTATTTGATAGCCTGGAGACTTCATTAAATATCGCAGATCAGGAAGCAATTGATCTTACGTTGCCTGAGGCAAGAAAACGAAACATGGGTGTAATCGCGAAAAGACCAATTGCCAATGCGGCCTGGACGTATGAAACACTTTCGGAAGAGGCTTATCCATTTATATACTGGAAGCGCTTAAGTGAACTTAACTATGGTTTTCTGGGTGAAGATGCTCAGGCAGCGGTAGAAACAGCACTGCGTTTCACGCTAAGTACCGAAGGCGTAGATACGGCTATTGTAGGAACAGCCAAGCCCAATCGCTGGCAGCAAAATGCCGACCTTGTGGCTAAAGGGCCACTACCACAGAAATTATATGATGAGATTAGAGCACGATGGAAAGAAATCGCCGGAGCAGATTGGACTGGCCGGACTTAA